TCCATAAATGCTCCAAATTTGGCGCTCCCTTCTTCACTCCTTTCAAAATCTTTTCCTTCCTCTCCACCACCATCTCCCTTTCTattcctttcattttctttccacCTTTGAGCCATCTCTTTTCCCAGGAGGCTTTTATCTTTAAGCAGTTATTTGGGGTGGTATAGTGAGCGACAAATGGAGCAGCTGAGAAACCAGAGGACGgttcaacaacaacaacaacaagaagAGGAGCTTGAGGAGATGCACCATGGCCCGTTCCCTGTGGAACAACTCCaggtgaaaaaagaaaaaaaaatatacttcaattttttgtttattttttctattctatttaaaaataagatgCTTTCTATGTGGGTTTTTTTCCAAGTTGCCGAAAAGCTGTTTCTTTACTTGATTTGTCCATATTTTTAGAAGGGATAATTGATAATTCTTTTTTTCAAGATTCTGAAAATCGGAATGGGGTTTTGTCCCTTTCATTGCGGTTAATACTTTTCAGCGTGGGTTATTTTTCAATATGGTTTTTTACCCTTCTTTTTACCTAATGCTAGAACAAATGGGTTGTATTACTTCGACCGCCTATTAGGTGCGGTGATTTTCTGTAAAGTGTTTCTTGACAATTTTATATGTAATTGTATCTAAAGAAGGGCGCTATGATTCTATTAATGCTTAGCAGTTGTAAATACAATTCTTATTTATTGTCTTCACCTGAAGGAGTTGGGCATTGCATCCCTTGACGTAAAGAAGCTCAAGGATGCAGGTCTTTGTACGGTTGAATCTATTGCTTACGCCCCAAGGAAAGATCTTCTTCAGATCAAAGGAATCAGTGAAGCTAAAGTTGACAAGATCATGGAAGCTGGTATACTGTTTCCCTTTTtcacactttttttttcatttatctaTTATTTGTAAAAGGTTCTGATATTACTATGTTTGTCGTTGGTTCTTGGCAGCCTCCAAACTGGTCCCATTGGGTTTCACCAGTGCTAGCCAGCTCCATGCTCAGAGGCTGGAGATAATTCAGATAACATCTGGGTCAAGTGAACTTGATAAAATTTTGGAAGGTATATGTGCTTTGATGCCTCTGAAGTTTTGTTTGACTTTTGAAACAAAACTCTCCATGACGTTGACTACTTGTTCGACAAGTCAAGACCTAAGAATTGTAATTAATATTTCTGCTAGTTAAGTGATTTTCTGTATCATTACATGCTCATTTGATTTTTCCACAACAGGTGGAATTGAGACAGGATCCATTACTGAAATATATGGTGAGTTCCGTTCTGGAAAGACTCAGCTTTGTCACACTTTATGTGTCACATGCCAAGTAAGAGCTGTTCCTTTATCATTTTCCTGGCAACTACAGTTGTATTCTGCATTTGAAGTTCACTGCTACTCATGTATATTGCACTTGCACATACTGTGGTTTTACTTCCTAACATCAGCTCATTGCAAAGCAGAGCCCTTAACGGTTTATATTATTGCAAAATTGTTGTAATGTTACGCAGTAAGTCACTTTGGCAAGGCATTCTTCTAATTTTCTTTGATGTTTTAGCTTCCATTAGATCAAGGAGGTGGTGAGGGAAAAGCAATGTACATAGATGCTGAAGGGACATTCAGGCCACAAAGACTTTTGCAGATAGCGGAGAGGTGATACACGGCTACCTTGAAATGGCCATGCTGGTCCACTGGATGCAGAATCGATACTAAAACTGTTGAATGCTGCAGGTTTGGACTGAATGGTGCAGATGTCTTGGAAAACGTGGCCTATGCTAGAGCGTATAACACTGATCATCAGTCAAGGCTTTTGCTTGAAGCAGCTTCAATGATGGTAGAAACAAGGTATTGTCAATACATTTCCTTTGCTTGACATTCTAGTCACCTATCAAGAAGAAGGGTCTACCAGATTGATCATTTGATGGTTTCTTTGCAGGTTTGCTCTTATGATAGTAGATAGCGCTACTGCCCTCTACAGAACAGATTTTACTGGAAGGGGTGAACTCTCTGCCCGACAAATGCACCTTGCGAAATTCCTTAGGAGTCTTCAGAAGTTGGCAGACGAGGTAGGGtgtttgtatatttatttttgcAAGTATAATTAATGAATTGCTTTCCTGCTTGATTACTAATATCAGTTTATCATGTACTTGAAACTTTTTGTTATGAGCTGCTATAGGTATGGAATTGAGCCCTTTATATCACTTG
The genomic region above belongs to Gossypium hirsutum isolate 1008001.06 chromosome D05, Gossypium_hirsutum_v2.1, whole genome shotgun sequence and contains:
- the LOC107907069 gene encoding DNA repair protein RAD51 homolog isoform X2; protein product: MEQLRNQRTVQQQQQQEEELEEMHHGPFPVEQLQELGIASLDVKKLKDAGLCTVESIAYAPRKDLLQIKGISEAKVDKIMEAASKLVPLGFTSASQLHAQRLEIIQITSGSSELDKILEGGIETGSITEIYGEFRSGKTQLCHTLCVTCQLPLDQGGGEGKAMYIDAEGTFRPQRLLQIAERFGLNGADVLENVAYARAYNTDHQSRLLLEAASMMVETRFALMIVDSATALYRTDFTGRGELSARQMHLAKFLRSLQKLADEVVAQVDGSAIFAGPQIKPIGGNIMAHASTTRLALRKGRAEERICKVISSPCLAEAEARFQISPGGVSDVKD
- the LOC107907069 gene encoding DNA repair protein RAD51 homolog isoform X3 translates to MEQLRNQRTVQQQQQQEEELEEMHHGPFPVEQLQELGIASLDVKKLKDAGLCTVESIAYAPRKDLLQIKGISEAKVDKIMEAASKLVPLGFTSASQLHAQRLEIIQITSGSSELDKILEGGIETGSITEIYDQGGGEGKAMYIDAEGTFRPQRLLQIAERFGLNGADVLENVAYARAYNTDHQSRLLLEAASMMVETRFALMIVDSATALYRTDFTGRGELSARQMHLAKFLRSLQKLADEFGVAVVITNQVVAQVDGSAIFAGPQIKPIGGNIMAHASTTRLALRKGRAEERICKVISSPCLAEAEARFQISPGGVSDVKD
- the LOC107907069 gene encoding DNA repair protein RAD51 homolog isoform X1, whose product is MEQLRNQRTVQQQQQQEEELEEMHHGPFPVEQLQELGIASLDVKKLKDAGLCTVESIAYAPRKDLLQIKGISEAKVDKIMEAASKLVPLGFTSASQLHAQRLEIIQITSGSSELDKILEGGIETGSITEIYGEFRSGKTQLCHTLCVTCQLPLDQGGGEGKAMYIDAEGTFRPQRLLQIAERFGLNGADVLENVAYARAYNTDHQSRLLLEAASMMVETRFALMIVDSATALYRTDFTGRGELSARQMHLAKFLRSLQKLADEFGVAVVITNQVVAQVDGSAIFAGPQIKPIGGNIMAHASTTRLALRKGRAEERICKVISSPCLAEAEARFQISPGGVSDVKD